In the genome of Thiorhodovibrio winogradskyi, the window CACTCGCGCGTCGACTTCCCCGAACGCGACGATGTCCACTGGATGAAGCACAGCCTGTTCTGGCGCGAAGGCGATCGGGTCGAGGCCAAACCCGTGCGCACCAAGCCGCTGACGGTGGACAGCTTTCCGCCCAAGGCGCGGGTTTATTGAAGGGTGAAGGGTGAAGTTTAAGGGTTGATTGGGGGACGTTGGTGACAGCACGCAGTTTTCGTGGGGAGCACTTGGGATGAAAATTCGGGTTTATCGATTCAACCCAGAGCGCGATACCAAGCCGCGCATGCAGAGCTTTGAGGTCGCGGCGCGTCCGGGCATGATGTTGCGCGAGGCGCTGCTTGAGATTCGCGCGCTTGATGAGAGCTTTGGCTTTCGCCATTCCTGTGGCGAGGGCGTTTGTGGCTCTGACGGCATGAATGTCAATGGCGTCAACTGCCTGGCCTGTGTGACCCCCCTGGCTGATCTGAAGGAACCGGTCGAGGTCCGCCCCCTGCCCGGCCGCCCGGTTATTCGCGATCTGATCGTCGATATGAGTCAGTTCTACGAGCAATACCGCGCGGTCAAGCCTTACTTGATTCGCACCGAACCGCTGCCGGAGCAAGAAATCCGCCAGACACCGGCCGAGCGCGACCGCCTTGATGGTCTCTATGAGTGCATTCTGTGCGGCTGCTGCTCGACCGCCTGCCCGTCCTTCTGGTGGAATCCGGACAAGTTCCATGGGCCGGCCGCGCTCCTGCAGGCTTGGCGCTTTCTCGCCGACAGCCGCGACCAGGCCACCGATGAGCGCCTGGATGCACTCGAGGGCCCCTACAAGCTGTTTCGCTGCCATAGCATCATGAACTGCGTCGAGGTCTGCCCGAAAGGGCTCAACCCGACCAAGGCGATCGGCAAGATCAAAGAGTTGATGCTCGAGAAGGCGGTTTAGGCGCCAAGCATGCAGCTCCCACAAATCATGCGGCTGCTGTTACTGCCAACCGGCCAGTTTCACCGACCGCTGTGATCCACCCGGGCCCCTAAAGCAATACATGGACGATACCGAGCCTCTTTCAGCCGATGCCGACCTGCGCCGCTTGCGCTGGCAATGCCGGCGCGGAATGCTTGAACTCGACTTGCTGCTCAGCGACTTTATCGATCAGGGTTACGCCCAACTCTCAAGTACCGAAAGAGCGGACTTCGCGCGTCTGCTTGGATGTCAGGACCAACGTCTGCACGACTGGCTGATTGGCCATTCCGAACCATCAGATGCCGCGCTGCGCGCGCTGGTTGAGCGCATCCGGAGCGTTCAGCTGGAGCCAGGTCAAGAGGTCAGGCCGTGATAAGGGACTCCGCCTGCCGTCGCTGTCCTTTGCTCTGATGGGCCAAAACCAAGGCGCCATTGCCGCCGAATCTAGCCAGTTCAATCTCCAGCTCCCATCCCAGCGCAAAATCAAGATCAATCCCACCAGGGACGGCGAGCGGCAACCAACGCTTCCCAGCGGTTGTCGAAGTCATCGAGCAACCCTTGAAAATGATAGCTACGCCAGCCAATCAGGGCGCCGGCAAAGCGCTGCAGATCGCGATCCTGTGGAGTGTTCCCTAGCAGATCGTCGAGCAGGCTTTGGGTCAGTGCCAAGTCATTCATCACGCCAAGCAGGTCCTGAATGCCTTTCATGCAGCGAATGAACTCTGCCATGTCGGTGAACAGCGGCCGGAAGAACTCTGCCGCATAGCGCAGCTTCTTGCATTCGATGCGCAATTGATGCATCGCCGACGCGTCTTGGCGATTGACCGCACTGCCCGCATCCAGCACCCGGCGTTCCTGTTTATCGAGCAGCTTGCGTGCCCTTGCAAGGATTGGCTGTGCGAGCTTGGGTTCGGGCAGATCGAGACCCTGCTCTATCCAACGCGGGAATTCGGTGCAAAAGTGCCGGTAGGCCTCGCTTTCGAGCAGCGGCCGAACTTCGCTGGCATATACCTGCTCTCGTCGAGCCAAGGCCAGTTCGCGCAGCGCGGTCTCTCCCGGCAATGGCAATTTACCGGCGGTATCGGCCAAGCCCTCATCAATAAAAACGTCCAGATCGCGCGCCCGCCCGAGTTGCCCGGCCAGCTGTCGCATTTGCTCGCGCCAGGCGCGCGTCTGCTCGCGATCAAGCAACGCGCGAAACAGCGACAACGCCGAGCGCATGCGTCGCAAAGCCACGCGCATCTGATGAACGCCCTCAATGTCCGTCCCGTGGCGTGCAACTTCCTGATGGGCGAGCAGCGCCTCGAGATTGTGCCGCAGAATGACCCGAATGGCGGCGGCCACAGGCATTTCGGCGGTCAGGGGAGGGGATGATTTAACCTTTGCTGCCAATGCTCAAAACTTCCGCCAGATGGAAACGGGTGATAATCTGTCCCACATTAGCGCCGGGCAGCAACGACTGCAAGCTCGCGTCTTTTCATTGACTGTTTTTCGGAGCCGCAACACTTGGCACTTTTCCGCGCTTTCCATCCAAACTATCTGGTCCCAGCCTTTGCCGCGACCTTCCTCCTCAGCGGCTGCATGAACAGCGGACTACAGAAGGATCTAATTCATGTGGATTGCATGACGCCGCCTGATCCAGGCCCTTGCAAGGGCGCCTTCCCCGGGTTTTTTTACGATTATGAAAGCAATCGCTGCCAGCGTTTTACCTACGGCGGTTGCGACGGAGCACGTCCGTTCGAGTCCATGAAGGCCTGCATCAAGGCATGCCGCGCCAAGGCCGGTCCCTAGCGCCAGCAGTCGACTTGGAAGGGCGGAATAATGCGCTTTTTTTGGGTCTGTCGCTAAATTATTGTGTCTAAGAAGACGAATTGAAGTCTTCCAGCCGAATCCCTGTCGTCCGGGTGACGGAAGAATCCGAGCTCACCACGGCCAGCGCAAAGCTTGGCGTTCAAACGCCGCGTCCGGTGCTGGTGCTGGTCGGCGCGGCAGCAAGCCTTGACCCAGAGCTTGCCGAGTGCGTATTGCCACTCTTTACGCAGACGGTTGTGCCCATCATCGCGCAATGCGGCGCCCTTGCCATTGACGGTGGCACGGATTATGGTGTGATGGCACTGCTCGGGCGTGCCAGAGGTCGCGCGGGAGTTGATTTCCCGCTGCTTGGCGTGGCAGCCAGTGGGACTCTGGCCCCGCCGGCGGGAGACGCCGCACAGGGCGCGCGACTCAACCCAGACCATAGCGGTTATCTCTTGGTACCGGGCAACCACTGGGGTGATGAGGTACCTTGGATCAGCGCCTTGGCAACCACCATCGCCGGTGACGCGGGCTCGGTCACCCTTGCCATTGGTGGCGGAGCCATTACTGAACGCGATATAGCGACCAGCCTCGCCAGTGGCCGCCCCACCATCTTGCTAACCGAAACCGGTCCGTTGAGTGAGCGCCTCAGGCGACAACCTCTGCCCGGGTTGCGGTTCATCCCCTTCTCCCAAGCCGCCGAGCGACTTGCCAAAGAAGTTCCACCGCTGCTGCGGCCAGGTCAGACAGTGGGCGACTGAACTGATCGCCGGCGTCTTCGTGTCTAGATGATTTATTTCGTGGATGACGCGCCTCTCAATCCTCCCGCAACAGCGCCAGCACCCGGTCATGTCCCTCGGCAGCAGCCCAGTCGGCCGCGGTGCGTCCCTCATGATCCGGCAGGGTTTTGTCCGCGCCGGCGCGCACCAGGGCATCAACGGCTTGCGCATGACCGCGCTTGGCTGCCCAGATGAGCGCGGTAAAACCCTGGGTGTTTTCCTGATGGTCAATCATGGCACCCCGCGCCAGCAAGGCTTCGACCACCCGGGCGTGGTTGTTGGAAGCCGCAAGCAGGAGCGCGGTATAGTCACCCGTATCGGCGGCGTCCACCACGGCTCCCGCATCCAGCAAAGAGCGCACTGCATCCAAGTGTCCATTGACAGCCGCTTTCATCAGCGGCGTCCACTGGCAGGCATCGCGGTAATTGGGCTCTGCCCGCCGGCCGAGCAAGGCGTTCAGCGCCTGAGTATCGCCGCTCTCGGCAAGCTGCAGGAGTTCCGCGCCTGACTCTGTTGTATTGTCACCGCAGCCAGCAACAGCAGCGAGAGCACACCCGAGTAAAACGCGCTTTGGCAAGCGAAAAGTCTTGTGTTTCATCAGCGCGAGACTGCCCGCTTGCGCCTCGCCGGGCAATGATGGAACGCAACGACGCCTGGCCGCCATCGCTAATCTCTGCCTGAACCGCAACCTGTCCAAGCTGGCTTGGCGGGTTGCGGCCGCTGCAGCCGGCTCACTGTGCTATGCGACAGCCCTCGCTATCGCAACGCACCAAAAGCGCCGAGCGGTTGTCGCAACTGACCCGATGGACTTCATGGCCAGTCGCGTCGCTTTCAGCGCGGTCGCCGAAAAGTGTGGCTCCGCGTTCAGATACCTGACAGCCGTACTGACCGGCAAGTCTTTCCGCCTCGTAAGACCACTGGCCAGTCACGGGCGATGCCTGCTCGGAGGCAGCCGCGCGCGCGACCGCTGGCCGGCGTGGAGCCTGTCTCCGACCTCCCCGGATGCTCATTTCAAGAGCTTGTGGCTGGCGGCTAGGGCGACCACCCAAGGCAAATTCTTCCCACTGTTGGCGCAGTGAACCCAGGGCGTTTTCGAGATTGACACGGTAATTTTGGGTTACATCGCGCTGAACCTCGGCTCTGGTCCCTGGCGAGCGAATCTCCGTTGCCGCCAAGGAGACAAGCACGCCCCCCGCATCCCGTATGAAATCGGCACGAATACGCAACAGCACCGGAACGGGCGGCGCATCGGCACCACCACCCACGTCTCGGGATTCGTGAATAAGGGTCTCAAAAACGCTGTGGTCTCGCTGACTCACCGCCACCTGCCAGCCTTTGGTCAGCGCGGCATCAAGCGCCAGCCCCTTCGCGCGAGGAACATTGGCCTGATCCAGGTAGACGCGCGGTGGTTCATAGGTAGACAGGGGCGGATTCGCCAGCGCGCCATGACTTGACAGCCCAGGCAGCAGGACAGGCAACAACCACAGGAGAGTGGGGAGACAGCGTGCCATCGCGAAAGCAAGCCCAAGCTATCGAATCGACCCGCAGACGCCGTCCTGACACTTCAGCAGAAGGTTCGGACCATTGCGGCAAGCAACCTCGTGCAGTTCAAAGGTGGGGTTCTTCTGCAACAAGACAGCACCATTGCTGGTCACTTCACAACCCTGTCGTTCCGCGAAACCCTCGGCATAGTAAGCCCAAGTGCCCGTGCGAGCACCAGTATTGAGCACCAGCATCTGATTTTGTCCGGCTGCGCTGTTGTCATCTGTCGCGCGTCTGACGATTGTCGATTCCACGGTTTCAGCAGAAGCATCGGCGACTTGCTGGGTCTGGGGCTGGTTTCGCTCCGGCTCCGGCTCCTGTTCCTGATTCAGATGCAGGTTCTGATCTGGGGCGGCAGTTGCTCCATCTTCGGATGCAACCTCCGCGCGCTCAGCTCCATCGATAGCGGACTCAGTCGCAACTCTTGCAACCTGCGCCTGCTCCGCGGCACTGGGATCAGTGATGTCATCTGGCGCGGGCCGCGGTGTTTCCGGCACCGGTGCGGCCGAGGCCAGTCGATGCCCGGTCGCCAGCCAAGCGCTTTGCAATGAACTCAAGGAGATGGCCAAAGCATCCTGGTAATCATCCGTATACTCAATGCGTTTTTCGCTCTCAGTGCCGGGGTTCACAATCACAAATGCACGCAAACCAACCTCGGTACCAAGGTCGTGCTGCTCAAAGTCGACACTGACCTGTACCTTTGGCGCTGGCCCGTCAGGTAAAGCACCAAGCGCGATCGCCTGCGGCGAAGTATGAGAAAGGCCCCGTTCCAACTTTAAGCCTTGCTGCGCGGATTCTGATTCGTCGGCAACAGAGACAAGGGTCCAGCCTTTGCTGCGTGCCGAGGCCATCGCGATCGAGCGCGCTGCGTCAATCCCGGCGCCTTGCAGGACAGTGCTGGGCTGACCCTTCATGGTACTGTAAGCGCCAGAACTGCTGGGCGTTGTTGCGCAACCACCGCCAAGGAGAGCAAGGGCAAGCAACAAGGCTGCCGGGGCAATACCCAATGCCCGTCTGACGATCCACGCATGGATCAAGCCATGCTTGGCTTCGGCGATCGCATCAACGCTCATGCGCGAATCACCCCAGCCCGCCTTCAGCCTGGTTATACTTGGCTCTCGAGCCGAACCGTCGCACGTACCGACAGACATAACGCCACACATCCCTAGCTTGCTTCAAGCGCCCGATCTTAGCACACCAGAACTCGCACCTGAGTCATAGGGTCGCTTGAAGTCGCAGCCCATGGCTAGGGATAAAGCTCGGAGTTCTGATTCATCCACGCCAAACTCCGCGGCCAAATTCTTCGCTCAATTCGTCCCGAGTCTCTTAGGCTACCGAGATCCGCCGATGCCGCGCGATTGCGAATCTTCATTGCCACGCCACCGCCAATCCCTACAATTACGCTCAATTATTAAAGCCTTCCAACTGGATGTTCGCCATGACTGCCATCCCAATGTCACCACCAGCTTCCGCGGCAGCTTCGTCTTCGCGGCCATTGCCAACACAGACAACCGCAAAATCAAGAGTAAAGCCAACGGCGGAGGCAAGCGCGCGGCAGGCCTCCGGTCGGCTGCCTTTCATGCCAATTTCATTCTTTGCTATTGTCATGGGCCTGACCGGTCTCACCATTGCCTGGGAAAAAGCCCAACATGTCTTCTCACGTGATATCGGCATTACTATCTGGCTGGTTGTATTAAGCTCAATTGCCTTCACGGTGATTGGCCTGTTTTATACCGCCAAGCTCATACTTTATCGCAAAGCCGTGGTTTCCGAACTGCGTCATCCAGTCAAGTTGAATTTTTTCCCGACCATTTCAATCAGCTTGCTGTTGCTGGCTATTGCCTATTTGGCCATCAATCCCGCCATCAGCCGCCCACTATGGATGGCAGGCACTCTACTGCATTTGTTCTTCACGCTCTATGTGGTCAGCGTTTGGATGCACCACGAGCATTTCGAGGTCCATCACATGAACCCAGCCTGGTTTATTCCCGCCGTCGGCAATGTTCTGGTGCCAGTGGCAGGGGTTCCGCTTGGGTTTGTTGATGTATCCTGGTTCTTTTTCAGCACCGGCATGGTCTTCTGGGGCATGCTGATGACCATTGTGTTTTATCGCATTTTATTTCACAACCCAATCGACGACCGTCTGATGCCAACGCTGTTCATTCTGATCGCGCCACCGGCGGTTGGCTTTATTGCCTACACTCGCCTGACTGGTGATATCGATACCATTGCACGGCTGCTCTACTTTAGCGGACTTTTTCTCACCTTGCTGCTATTCACCCAGGTGGGTCGATTTGCCAAGCTGGAATTCTTTCTGTCCTGGTGGGCCTATTCATTCCCCTTGGCGGCCATCTGTATTGCCAGTCTAGTGTTCTATGAAATGACAGACAAACTTGCTTTCGGCTATATTGGCGCGGGTCTTCTGCTCATTGTCAGCAGCGTGGTCTGCTTGTTAATGATCAAAACCATCGTCGCTATCAGCAAGCATCGCATCTGTTTGCCTGGGCATTGACACCTTCGTTCTTTACTGAAAGAAGCCGGCAATTTTCAAACCGGCGTTTTCAACCAATTCACCGCATTGGAGGCTGACACATGAAACAAACCCTGCTGCAGGAAAAATACCCCGTCTACACCCTTGAAACCAAGAAAAGCGAAACTCCCTTTCAAAATGTCGATGAAATTATCGACAACCTAAAAACCCGCGTTGAAGAGCACCCGAAGGCGTGCTTCATCGCGATTTTCGATCACCACCAGCACACCAGCAACATGCCCGGTGGGGAAATTGCCAAGGACATCACCGCGGCCAAGCACATTGTTTTCTGCTTTGGCACTCACCTGCCCAATCCTCATGTCATGGCGGTGCGCCCCCGTTCGATTGGCGTTGTTGAACAGGGCGACGAATTCGTCATCAGCTTTCTGGAGGCGCCCATGCCACTTGCCAACAATGCCATGGAATCCTGGGTTCGCGCCCTGGTGGACTCACCTCAACCTGCAACCGCTGGTTAGGCCTGTCGCAACCTCCGACCTGGCCCAGATCCTACCTA includes:
- a CDS encoding succinate dehydrogenase iron-sulfur subunit, whose translation is MKIRVYRFNPERDTKPRMQSFEVAARPGMMLREALLEIRALDESFGFRHSCGEGVCGSDGMNVNGVNCLACVTPLADLKEPVEVRPLPGRPVIRDLIVDMSQFYEQYRAVKPYLIRTEPLPEQEIRQTPAERDRLDGLYECILCGCCSTACPSFWWNPDKFHGPAALLQAWRFLADSRDQATDERLDALEGPYKLFRCHSIMNCVEVCPKGLNPTKAIGKIKELMLEKAV
- a CDS encoding FAD assembly factor SdhE, yielding MDDTEPLSADADLRRLRWQCRRGMLELDLLLSDFIDQGYAQLSSTERADFARLLGCQDQRLHDWLIGHSEPSDAALRALVERIRSVQLEPGQEVRP
- a CDS encoding CHAD domain-containing protein — translated: MPVAAAIRVILRHNLEALLAHQEVARHGTDIEGVHQMRVALRRMRSALSLFRALLDREQTRAWREQMRQLAGQLGRARDLDVFIDEGLADTAGKLPLPGETALRELALARREQVYASEVRPLLESEAYRHFCTEFPRWIEQGLDLPEPKLAQPILARARKLLDKQERRVLDAGSAVNRQDASAMHQLRIECKKLRYAAEFFRPLFTDMAEFIRCMKGIQDLLGVMNDLALTQSLLDDLLGNTPQDRDLQRFAGALIGWRSYHFQGLLDDFDNRWEALVAARRPWWD
- a CDS encoding BPTI/Kunitz domain-containing protein encodes the protein MTPPDPGPCKGAFPGFFYDYESNRCQRFTYGGCDGARPFESMKACIKACRAKAGP
- a CDS encoding ankyrin repeat domain-containing protein, which translates into the protein MKHKTFRLPKRVLLGCALAAVAGCGDNTTESGAELLQLAESGDTQALNALLGRRAEPNYRDACQWTPLMKAAVNGHLDAVRSLLDAGAVVDAADTGDYTALLLAASNNHARVVEALLARGAMIDHQENTQGFTALIWAAKRGHAQAVDALVRAGADKTLPDHEGRTAADWAAAEGHDRVLALLRED
- a CDS encoding SLAC1 anion channel family protein, with amino-acid sequence MPISFFAIVMGLTGLTIAWEKAQHVFSRDIGITIWLVVLSSIAFTVIGLFYTAKLILYRKAVVSELRHPVKLNFFPTISISLLLLAIAYLAINPAISRPLWMAGTLLHLFFTLYVVSVWMHHEHFEVHHMNPAWFIPAVGNVLVPVAGVPLGFVDVSWFFFSTGMVFWGMLMTIVFYRILFHNPIDDRLMPTLFILIAPPAVGFIAYTRLTGDIDTIARLLYFSGLFLTLLLFTQVGRFAKLEFFLSWWAYSFPLAAICIASLVFYEMTDKLAFGYIGAGLLLIVSSVVCLLMIKTIVAISKHRICLPGH
- a CDS encoding DUF6858 family protein; amino-acid sequence: MKQTLLQEKYPVYTLETKKSETPFQNVDEIIDNLKTRVEEHPKACFIAIFDHHQHTSNMPGGEIAKDITAAKHIVFCFGTHLPNPHVMAVRPRSIGVVEQGDEFVISFLEAPMPLANNAMESWVRALVDSPQPATAG